The Streptomyces sp. NBC_01142 genome has a window encoding:
- a CDS encoding DUF1990 family protein, translating into MADTLTYAPPGVTCPGDDMWSTGIRGYRRYERTVVIGHGDSDWRAASEAVLHWGIKRRSGFSVAPLAGAGERVTEGAEYTITAAWGPLAVREPVRVVAVVDTPDKCGFAYGTLPGHPVSGEEAFIVCNAPDGHVTLTLRSLTSRAPKGAWRPLFPLLLLAQRSYRRRYQRALRHPMPRQG; encoded by the coding sequence TTGGCCGACACCCTCACCTACGCTCCGCCCGGCGTGACGTGTCCCGGCGACGACATGTGGTCGACCGGGATCCGGGGCTACCGCCGTTACGAGCGGACCGTGGTCATCGGGCACGGCGACAGCGACTGGCGCGCCGCCTCCGAGGCCGTCCTGCATTGGGGCATCAAGCGTCGTAGCGGCTTCAGCGTCGCACCGCTGGCGGGCGCCGGCGAACGGGTCACCGAGGGGGCCGAATACACCATCACGGCGGCGTGGGGACCGCTGGCTGTTCGGGAACCGGTCCGAGTAGTCGCCGTCGTCGACACCCCCGACAAATGCGGCTTCGCCTACGGCACACTGCCCGGTCACCCAGTGTCCGGTGAGGAGGCGTTCATCGTGTGCAACGCCCCCGACGGCCACGTCACCCTGACCCTGCGTTCGTTGACCAGCCGCGCCCCCAAGGGTGCATGGCGGCCGCTGTTCCCACTGCTTCTGCTCGCACAACGCTCGTACCGCCGCCGATACCAGCGCGCCCTCCGACACCCGATGCCGCGGCAGGGCTGA
- a CDS encoding calcium-binding protein, whose translation MTARRIYVILSAGALLCAALAGTSASAAPLTAEPRQLAGATVVEMAGGTLLVTADQGVANDITIRRQGSVVLVSDNTDEVRAVAPCETRSENTAACPLPTAVQVNGQDADDDITVSPNLDVPATLYGGDGKDQLNGGPRADRLVGDDPTGVLGLTAATPGNDTINGGPGNDTISGLGGNDTINGNAGNDTLNGDEGNDTLNGNTGNDTLAGGSGNDTLSGDEGNDTLNATDGVNANDSLDGGLAFDSCNRDTGDSMVNCP comes from the coding sequence ATGACAGCACGACGTATCTACGTGATCCTGTCGGCCGGAGCGCTCCTCTGCGCTGCACTGGCCGGCACCTCGGCCTCAGCGGCCCCGCTCACCGCCGAGCCCCGGCAACTCGCGGGCGCCACGGTGGTCGAGATGGCCGGCGGCACCCTGCTCGTCACGGCGGATCAGGGCGTGGCCAATGACATCACCATCCGCCGTCAGGGCAGCGTCGTCCTCGTGTCGGACAACACGGACGAAGTGCGCGCCGTAGCCCCCTGCGAGACACGGTCGGAGAACACCGCGGCGTGCCCGCTCCCCACGGCCGTGCAGGTCAACGGCCAGGACGCCGACGACGACATCACGGTCTCCCCGAATCTGGATGTTCCCGCCACTCTCTACGGGGGCGACGGCAAGGATCAGCTCAACGGCGGCCCCCGCGCGGATCGTCTCGTCGGCGACGACCCGACCGGGGTCCTCGGCCTCACAGCAGCGACTCCGGGCAACGACACCATCAACGGTGGGCCCGGAAACGACACCATCTCCGGACTGGGAGGGAACGACACCATTAACGGCAATGCCGGAAACGACACCCTCAACGGGGACGAGGGCAACGACACCCTCAACGGGAACACCGGAAACGACACTCTGGCCGGAGGAAGCGGCAACGACACCCTGAGCGGCGACGAGGGCAACGACACCCTCAACGCCACCGACGGCGTCAACGCCAACGACAGCCTCGACGGCGGCCTCGCCTTCGACTCCTGCAACCGCGACACCGGCGACTCGATGGTCAACTGCCCCTGA
- a CDS encoding inositol monophosphatase family protein, which yields MLIMNTETDAQLAVTAAEAGAAVVRDMYGESLARFEKSAGDFATAADLAAEKAILDILGTARPDDAVTGEESGHTGADGADRRWLVDPLCGTLNYAVHNMLVAVNVALRVGPDITAAAAADPFNGEVFWTDGERAHLRKGGVDEELTPSPGSRLVDINLDPPFPNSPAFRAARILTAPGFTEHFRPRVVSTTLAVAWVAAGRRAAYVTDGHLRDSVHFAAGIALCKAAGCVVTGIHGQPLHTGAGGLVVAADQQTHAALLEMVSNQLSADR from the coding sequence ATGCTGATCATGAACACGGAGACTGACGCGCAACTGGCCGTGACGGCAGCCGAAGCGGGAGCGGCTGTGGTCCGCGACATGTACGGGGAATCGCTGGCGCGGTTCGAGAAATCTGCTGGTGACTTCGCGACAGCCGCAGACCTTGCGGCAGAGAAGGCCATCCTCGACATTCTGGGAACCGCCCGACCCGACGATGCCGTGACGGGCGAGGAGAGCGGACACACCGGAGCGGACGGCGCGGATCGCAGGTGGCTGGTCGATCCCTTGTGCGGCACGCTGAACTACGCCGTGCACAACATGCTGGTCGCGGTGAACGTCGCTCTGCGGGTGGGGCCTGACATCACAGCGGCCGCAGCAGCCGACCCGTTCAACGGCGAGGTGTTCTGGACTGACGGCGAACGCGCCCATCTCCGAAAAGGCGGCGTAGATGAGGAACTGACGCCTTCGCCCGGTTCCCGGCTGGTAGACATCAACCTCGACCCACCGTTCCCCAACTCACCGGCCTTCCGGGCGGCTCGCATCCTCACCGCCCCAGGATTCACCGAGCACTTCCGGCCTCGCGTCGTCTCCACCACCCTGGCGGTGGCCTGGGTCGCCGCAGGCCGAAGGGCCGCTTACGTCACCGACGGCCACCTGCGCGACAGTGTGCATTTCGCCGCCGGGATCGCCTTGTGCAAAGCCGCTGGCTGCGTGGTGACCGGCATCCACGGCCAACCGCTGCACACCGGCGCAGGTGGACTGGTCGTGGCGGCTGACCAGCAGACGCACGCCGCGTTGCTGGAGATGGTCAGCAACCAGCTCTCAGCTGACCGATAG
- a CDS encoding tellurite resistance TerB family protein has protein sequence MAVWDRLKDQARTLQQSQGGRGTTGGHSRGAGSGGGSRAQLVSALKTQLGSLKTELKSGAYRDASMAMCALVAAADGQVDPAERQHVESMILSNEVLQNFPPEQLRQRFNKHVDQLTHNFQQGKAEAMQDIAKAAKKPTEARAVIQTGIVIAGADGDFSQAEQVIIREACTALGVSPAEFQL, from the coding sequence ATGGCAGTGTGGGACCGGCTCAAGGACCAGGCCAGGACTCTGCAGCAGTCCCAGGGCGGGCGCGGCACGACCGGCGGACACAGCCGCGGCGCGGGGTCCGGCGGTGGTTCACGCGCCCAGTTGGTCAGCGCGCTCAAGACGCAGCTCGGCTCCCTCAAGACCGAGCTGAAGAGCGGTGCGTACCGAGACGCAAGCATGGCGATGTGCGCACTGGTCGCGGCTGCGGACGGGCAGGTGGACCCGGCCGAGCGGCAGCACGTCGAGTCGATGATCCTCAGCAATGAGGTGCTGCAGAACTTCCCGCCGGAGCAGTTGCGCCAGCGCTTCAACAAGCACGTGGACCAGCTGACCCACAACTTCCAGCAGGGCAAGGCCGAGGCGATGCAGGACATCGCCAAGGCCGCCAAGAAGCCGACCGAGGCGAGGGCGGTGATCCAGACCGGCATCGTCATCGCGGGTGCCGACGGCGACTTCTCGCAGGCCGAGCAGGTGATCATCCGGGAGGCCTGCACGGCGCTGGGAGTGTCTCCCGCCGAGTTTCAGCTCTGA
- a CDS encoding triacylglycerol lipase, with protein sequence MKSTQAEAVVMAQEARIDVELTAKQAEEKPSAEASATLAGALKPGVWFASPARAAHPEDRKPRTWELRSARPYRREVATGSAEVYLANGHKSLKRPFIFADGFNYGPSDLPGLWGHFNAPYKKGKPGLLDQLLAAGVDVILVGFEQRHTYIQANAGVVISAIQQAISERQGDAPLIVGGVSMGGMITRYALAEMEHHGMDHQTETYISWDTPHNGAWIPLVLQQMAYFFESFPTGNPDAPKQADLIRSPAAQQLLWAWVENAKYSGPVATTSELRKQFLAELKQYGQFPMRPRKLGVANGTGDGTGRDLPPGETVFDWRLPLIAAATARFQPNGGEHQPVGEMKALGQVRRSNTSHVPALDGAPGGGLASFGMIADALKAEIPQEYRSSCFVPAVSAVALDFDPVAWNVSPYEDIESLPVEKSMLDEFKCDTENTEHSQVTETLADWVVERIVG encoded by the coding sequence ATGAAAAGCACCCAAGCAGAGGCGGTAGTCATGGCGCAGGAAGCCAGGATCGACGTCGAGTTGACGGCGAAGCAGGCTGAAGAGAAGCCCTCGGCCGAGGCGTCGGCGACGCTCGCCGGGGCGCTGAAGCCGGGCGTCTGGTTCGCGAGCCCGGCCCGTGCGGCCCATCCCGAGGATCGGAAGCCAAGGACCTGGGAGCTGCGGTCCGCCCGGCCCTACCGACGCGAGGTGGCGACCGGATCGGCGGAGGTCTACTTGGCCAACGGACACAAGAGCCTGAAGCGGCCCTTCATCTTCGCGGACGGCTTCAACTACGGCCCCAGCGATCTGCCAGGACTGTGGGGGCACTTCAACGCGCCCTACAAGAAGGGCAAGCCCGGCCTCCTCGACCAACTGCTCGCCGCGGGCGTCGACGTCATCCTGGTCGGCTTCGAGCAGCGTCACACCTACATCCAGGCGAACGCCGGTGTGGTGATCAGCGCCATCCAGCAGGCCATCAGCGAGCGGCAGGGCGATGCCCCGCTGATCGTGGGCGGAGTGAGCATGGGCGGCATGATCACCCGCTATGCCCTCGCCGAGATGGAGCACCACGGCATGGACCACCAGACGGAGACCTACATCTCCTGGGACACCCCCCACAACGGAGCGTGGATCCCGCTGGTGCTCCAGCAGATGGCCTACTTCTTCGAGTCCTTCCCCACCGGCAACCCCGACGCGCCCAAGCAGGCCGACCTGATCAGGAGCCCCGCAGCCCAGCAACTGCTGTGGGCCTGGGTCGAAAATGCCAAGTACTCCGGCCCGGTCGCCACTACCAGCGAACTGCGTAAGCAGTTCCTGGCGGAGCTGAAGCAGTACGGCCAGTTCCCGATGCGCCCCCGCAAGCTGGGCGTGGCCAACGGCACCGGAGACGGCACAGGCCGCGACCTGCCGCCCGGCGAGACGGTGTTCGACTGGCGACTGCCGCTGATTGCCGCCGCGACGGCCCGCTTCCAGCCCAACGGCGGCGAGCACCAGCCGGTCGGCGAGATGAAGGCGCTGGGTCAGGTACGCCGCAGCAACACCTCCCACGTACCTGCCCTCGACGGCGCCCCCGGCGGCGGTCTCGCCTCCTTCGGCATGATCGCCGACGCGCTCAAGGCCGAGATCCCACAGGAGTACCGCAGCAGTTGCTTCGTCCCGGCGGTGAGCGCGGTAGCGCTGGACTTCGACCCGGTCGCATGGAACGTAAGCCCTTACGAGGACATCGAGTCGCTGCCCGTCGAGAAGAGCATGCTCGACGAGTTCAAGTGCGACACGGAGAACACCGAGCACAGCCAGGTCACCGAGACGCTGGCCGACTGGGTCGTGGAGCGGATCGTCGGCTGA
- a CDS encoding RidA family protein, with translation MAHAIVNPDGLHDPVPFGYSHTATVPAGTELVLIAGQYGSGPDGAVVSTDFTEQVKQTFHNIGVALAAHGLDLSHVVQLRTYVVNHDVSKLGPIAGAVQEGWGTKPPTQTLIGVASLAAPDVLFEVEAVAARP, from the coding sequence ATGGCACACGCCATTGTCAATCCGGACGGTTTGCACGACCCGGTCCCGTTCGGCTACAGCCACACCGCCACCGTCCCCGCAGGTACGGAACTGGTGCTTATCGCGGGTCAGTACGGATCGGGCCCAGACGGCGCGGTTGTCTCGACCGACTTCACCGAGCAGGTGAAGCAGACGTTCCACAACATCGGCGTCGCTCTTGCCGCCCATGGGCTAGACCTCAGCCACGTCGTCCAGCTCAGGACGTATGTGGTGAACCATGACGTCAGCAAGCTTGGGCCAATCGCCGGGGCCGTGCAGGAGGGCTGGGGCACGAAACCGCCCACGCAAACCCTCATCGGTGTCGCGAGCCTGGCTGCGCCTGACGTGCTGTTCGAGGTCGAGGCCGTCGCCGCCCGGCCCTGA
- a CDS encoding GNAT family N-acetyltransferase: MVRSGHDLCRLARVLIDHWPLKGLRVRSPRLELRLPSEDELAELADVAARGVHEPSARPFLTPWTDLPPAERARHVMQLHWSRLGRWTPQNWALELVAFFEGRPVGVQDMRAVDFGIRQEIVSGSWIGLNHQGRGLGTEMRVAMLHLAFAELGAVSATSMSFTDNFSSVSVSLKLGYRPDGITRDVLHGKVIESQRFRLSREDWHLRERPPVTVSGLTGCEELFGIVGGEAGTGAA, from the coding sequence GTGGTGCGGTCCGGGCACGATCTGTGCAGACTGGCGCGCGTGCTTATCGATCATTGGCCGTTGAAAGGCCTACGCGTACGGTCTCCGCGTCTGGAGTTGCGACTTCCATCCGAGGACGAGTTGGCGGAGCTTGCCGATGTCGCCGCGCGGGGCGTCCACGAGCCGAGCGCCAGGCCCTTCTTGACGCCCTGGACCGATCTGCCGCCAGCCGAGCGCGCACGGCATGTCATGCAGCTGCACTGGAGTCGGCTGGGACGGTGGACGCCGCAGAACTGGGCGCTGGAACTCGTCGCCTTCTTCGAGGGCCGCCCTGTCGGCGTTCAGGACATGCGAGCCGTGGATTTCGGCATCCGCCAAGAGATCGTCTCGGGCTCGTGGATCGGGCTGAACCATCAGGGTCGGGGACTTGGGACCGAGATGCGCGTTGCCATGCTGCACCTCGCGTTCGCGGAACTGGGTGCCGTGTCGGCGACATCGATGTCCTTCACTGACAACTTCTCCTCGGTTTCCGTGTCGCTGAAACTCGGCTACCGCCCCGACGGCATCACGCGTGACGTCCTGCACGGCAAGGTCATCGAGTCCCAGCGGTTCCGTCTCTCCCGTGAAGATTGGCACTTGCGCGAGCGTCCACCCGTGACGGTGAGCGGGCTCACGGGCTGCGAGGAGCTCTTCGGGATCGTCGGTGGGGAAGCAGGCACGGGGGCGGCTTAG
- a CDS encoding NAD(P)/FAD-dependent oxidoreductase, which yields MAIDADVVVGAGPVGLSAALLLARSGLGAVALERRPGPVTESRATDLHARTLEALAPSGLAESLHPLGRRVDTVEMWSQGHRLGGFDLTRLRSPYPYILTVPQCATEGMLATEAERAGVRVHRSAAVRSVEENADGVTVLSDALDPLRARWVVAADGASSTLRALAGTAFRGRTYAGTWQLADLRVEDPSLDPARVHMIGGPRGLLVVVPMHLDGWAPVVLHLPHGPAPNGADGPGMLAAEAAARGWTAAVRECRWTSTFRTHRRLAARHGSRRVLLIGDAAHVCSPVGGQGLNLGLRDAVSLAAALPGATARGGRAADGLTAWRRARRADALRVLARTDFATRAWTLRSAPARAVQDTALRGVLTTPAGRSLLAEAVTGPRPARS from the coding sequence GTGGCGATCGACGCGGATGTGGTGGTGGGGGCAGGGCCGGTCGGCCTGAGCGCCGCACTGCTGCTCGCCCGGTCGGGGCTCGGTGCGGTGGCGCTGGAACGCCGTCCCGGTCCGGTCACCGAGTCCCGGGCGACGGACCTGCACGCGCGGACCCTGGAGGCCCTGGCCCCGAGCGGGCTGGCCGAGTCACTACACCCGCTGGGCCGGCGCGTGGACACGGTGGAGATGTGGTCGCAAGGGCACAGGCTCGGCGGCTTCGACCTGACACGCCTGCGCTCCCCGTACCCGTACATCCTGACCGTCCCGCAATGTGCGACCGAGGGCATGCTCGCCACGGAGGCCGAACGCGCGGGTGTGCGCGTGCACCGCTCGGCGGCCGTCCGGTCGGTCGAGGAGAACGCCGATGGCGTCACCGTGCTGTCGGACGCCCTCGACCCACTGCGCGCCCGCTGGGTAGTGGCGGCCGACGGCGCGTCGAGCACACTGCGCGCCCTGGCCGGTACGGCGTTTCGCGGCCGGACCTATGCCGGCACGTGGCAGCTCGCCGACCTGCGGGTCGAGGATCCCTCGCTGGACCCGGCGCGAGTGCATATGATCGGCGGGCCGCGCGGCCTTCTCGTGGTGGTTCCGATGCACCTCGACGGCTGGGCCCCGGTGGTGCTGCACCTGCCGCACGGCCCCGCACCGAACGGTGCGGACGGCCCGGGGATGCTCGCCGCCGAGGCGGCGGCCCGGGGGTGGACGGCGGCCGTACGCGAATGCCGCTGGACGAGTACCTTCCGCACCCACCGGCGCCTCGCCGCACGCCACGGGAGCCGGCGGGTGCTGCTGATCGGCGACGCCGCCCATGTGTGCAGCCCGGTCGGCGGGCAGGGACTCAACCTCGGCCTGCGGGACGCCGTCTCACTCGCCGCCGCGCTGCCGGGTGCGACCGCCCGCGGCGGCCGTGCGGCCGACGGGCTCACGGCCTGGCGCCGCGCCCGCCGCGCCGACGCCCTGCGCGTGCTCGCCCGCACCGACTTCGCCACCCGCGCCTGGACGCTGCGCTCGGCACCCGCTCGCGCCGTACAGGACACAGCTCTGCGCGGCGTCCTCACCACCCCGGCCGGGCGCAGCCTGCTCGCCGAGGCGGTCACCGGACCGCGCCCGGCTCGATCCTGA
- a CDS encoding peptidase inhibitor family I36 protein, with amino-acid sequence MIKVTRALSAIVLAGTFTIGAAAAASADRHSPAGADSWAQCESGDWCMWDNNNAGSDVYFDTTAVKYSANLAAPGYGWNDRANSVANMTTRYICVYWDKDYSGNYVRISPNGRVNLPVSWRNQVSSYRQLPAGISSCVFD; translated from the coding sequence ATGATCAAAGTTACTCGGGCGCTCAGTGCAATCGTGCTGGCCGGCACTTTCACGATCGGCGCCGCCGCGGCCGCCTCGGCAGACCGGCACTCTCCTGCCGGTGCGGACAGCTGGGCTCAGTGCGAGTCTGGCGACTGGTGCATGTGGGACAACAACAACGCTGGTAGCGACGTGTACTTCGACACGACCGCGGTGAAGTACAGCGCGAACCTGGCGGCCCCGGGCTATGGATGGAACGACCGGGCCAACTCCGTCGCGAACATGACCACCAGGTATATCTGCGTCTATTGGGACAAGGATTACTCGGGCAACTACGTGCGCATTTCCCCCAACGGCCGGGTAAACCTCCCTGTCTCCTGGCGGAACCAGGTGAGTTCCTACCGGCAGTTGCCGGCCGGCATCAGCAGTTGCGTCTTCGACTGA
- a CDS encoding calcium-binding protein yields MDKALYRTVALLTTVFGFTLCLTGPASATPGTQPPGSAVAGTLVSKNGTSVTVTAAVGLGNTISVWQVGNTIRVRDTGDTIVAFGGCTAISATEAVCPGANSLTEFVVNAGDQADNVTSSLASPGVTLVGGAGDDSLQGGSANDTLEGDEGSDFLSGGGGNDTLTGASGPDRIFGGAGNDSIEGRASSDVINAGAGNDVVSGGDGDDQVVAGTGNDFVEGGPGRDSLNAVDDVSGNDYVQGGTQADSCPADLGDSVTECP; encoded by the coding sequence ATGGACAAGGCGCTTTATCGCACCGTTGCGCTCCTGACAACGGTGTTCGGCTTCACGCTGTGCCTCACCGGCCCGGCGAGTGCGACCCCCGGTACCCAGCCGCCCGGCTCCGCCGTGGCCGGCACGCTGGTGAGCAAGAACGGCACGTCGGTCACCGTCACCGCCGCTGTGGGCCTGGGCAACACCATCTCCGTGTGGCAGGTCGGCAACACGATCCGGGTGAGGGACACCGGTGACACCATCGTGGCTTTCGGCGGGTGCACCGCGATCAGCGCCACAGAGGCCGTCTGCCCGGGGGCCAACAGCCTCACCGAGTTCGTCGTCAACGCCGGTGACCAGGCCGACAACGTCACGTCCTCCCTGGCGAGTCCGGGGGTAACCCTGGTCGGTGGCGCGGGTGACGACAGCCTCCAGGGCGGCAGCGCCAACGACACCCTGGAAGGCGACGAAGGCTCCGACTTCCTCTCCGGTGGAGGCGGCAACGACACGCTCACCGGCGCCAGCGGCCCGGACCGGATCTTCGGCGGCGCCGGCAACGACTCGATCGAGGGCCGGGCCAGCTCCGACGTCATCAACGCAGGCGCCGGCAACGACGTGGTGAGCGGTGGCGACGGTGACGACCAGGTGGTCGCCGGCACCGGCAACGACTTCGTGGAGGGGGGCCCGGGCCGCGACAGTCTCAACGCCGTCGATGATGTCAGCGGCAACGACTACGTCCAGGGGGGCACCCAGGCCGACAGCTGCCCGGCCGACCTGGGCGACAGCGTCACAGAGTGCCCATGA
- a CDS encoding YafY family protein codes for MRADRLVSLVLLLRQHGRLSATALARELEVSTRTVLRDIEALSAAGVPVYAERGRHGGFALLPGFQTELTGLNHDEALALLVAGSRRGAQAFGLGSALASAMRKVVDALPERSRATAAGAAQRLLIDPETDLLSRRPVVEEVPDTIVAEVRRAVFAGHKLRIHYAAVDQTPKWRTVDPIGLVTVRDQGYLLATRSGADRTYRLSRILAAEELAEPAQRPERVDLDRAWQERSTRFRTGGDQVTVLVRVNPARREDLVGTALAVLAEEADADGWLRLEVTFQDSRHAEWALWQLATSAEALAPPWLRNSLRNRAAAIATCYGVSS; via the coding sequence ATGCGCGCCGATCGGTTGGTATCGCTGGTCCTGCTGCTGCGGCAGCACGGTCGGCTGTCCGCGACCGCGCTGGCCCGCGAGCTGGAGGTATCCACCCGCACCGTGCTGCGCGACATCGAGGCGCTGTCCGCAGCCGGCGTCCCGGTCTACGCCGAACGCGGTCGGCACGGCGGCTTCGCTTTGCTGCCCGGTTTCCAGACCGAGCTCACCGGACTGAACCACGACGAGGCACTTGCCCTGCTGGTCGCCGGATCGCGGCGCGGCGCGCAGGCATTCGGACTCGGCTCGGCGCTCGCTTCGGCCATGCGCAAGGTGGTTGACGCGCTGCCCGAACGCTCTCGGGCCACCGCGGCCGGCGCGGCTCAGCGATTGCTCATCGACCCGGAGACCGACCTCCTCTCGCGTCGGCCGGTTGTCGAGGAGGTGCCTGACACCATCGTGGCCGAGGTGCGGCGCGCGGTGTTCGCCGGACACAAGCTGCGCATCCACTACGCGGCTGTGGATCAGACCCCGAAGTGGCGCACGGTGGACCCGATCGGCCTGGTCACCGTGCGCGACCAGGGCTACTTGCTGGCCACGCGGTCCGGCGCGGACCGCACCTACCGGCTGTCCCGCATCTTGGCCGCCGAGGAACTCGCCGAACCGGCACAGCGACCAGAACGGGTCGATCTGGACCGGGCCTGGCAGGAACGCAGCACACGGTTTCGGACCGGCGGCGACCAAGTCACCGTGCTGGTACGGGTGAACCCGGCGCGGCGGGAGGATCTGGTGGGCACCGCGCTGGCCGTCCTCGCCGAGGAAGCCGACGCAGACGGCTGGCTGCGGCTGGAGGTGACCTTCCAAGATTCGAGACATGCCGAATGGGCGCTGTGGCAGCTCGCCACGAGCGCGGAGGCCCTGGCCCCGCCGTGGTTGCGCAACTCCCTGCGCAACCGCGCCGCCGCGATCGCCACCTGCTACGGAGTGTCATCCTGA
- a CDS encoding recombinase family protein, with translation MSDDFKRVESHDCPMSTCAAPAGSPCRTGKNKVAIQYHTARFRLVPQLTKVLSVPTPAVRKPGSLWTELPRPASAGAEPVGHVRLGYARASTARQSLDAQLDSLAEAGVTRVFSEKISTRATRRPELEAAVKLAGEIRSSGVHVTIVVHEHKRLGRGIELATLAEELKASDVGLEFLTGELKGSHDPSGIVFTVLAAMSGMEREYIRDRTLEGHESARKRGKTIGGAGVTDESMLSMALHLREQEMSLRDIAKRVVITTGKKKGQHPSPATVMRMLREHDEHTAVVSAP, from the coding sequence GTGAGCGACGACTTCAAGCGCGTGGAATCGCACGACTGCCCCATGTCCACCTGCGCCGCCCCCGCGGGCTCGCCCTGCCGCACCGGCAAGAACAAGGTGGCGATCCAGTACCACACTGCCCGCTTCCGCCTCGTGCCCCAACTCACCAAGGTGCTCAGCGTGCCGACCCCCGCCGTACGCAAGCCGGGCTCGCTCTGGACCGAGCTGCCCCGGCCCGCGAGCGCCGGCGCCGAGCCGGTCGGACACGTCCGTCTCGGGTACGCCCGCGCCTCGACCGCGCGGCAATCCCTCGACGCACAGCTCGACTCCCTCGCCGAAGCCGGGGTGACCCGGGTCTTCTCGGAGAAGATCTCCACCCGCGCCACCCGACGCCCCGAGCTGGAGGCCGCCGTCAAGCTCGCCGGGGAGATCCGCTCCTCCGGCGTGCACGTCACCATCGTTGTCCACGAACACAAGCGACTCGGCCGCGGTATCGAACTGGCCACGCTCGCCGAGGAGCTGAAGGCGAGCGACGTCGGCCTGGAGTTCCTCACCGGGGAACTGAAGGGCTCGCACGACCCGTCCGGCATCGTGTTCACCGTACTAGCGGCCATGTCCGGCATGGAACGCGAGTACATCCGCGACCGCACCCTCGAAGGCCACGAGTCCGCCCGCAAACGCGGCAAGACCATCGGCGGCGCCGGCGTCACCGACGAATCCATGCTGTCCATGGCCCTCCACCTGCGCGAGCAGGAGATGAGCCTGCGCGACATCGCGAAGCGGGTCGTCATCACCACCGGCAAGAAGAAGGGCCAGCATCCCTCCCCGGCGACCGTGATGAGGATGCTGCGCGAGCACGACGAACACACCGCCGTGGTGTCGGCACCGTAG